One window of the Camelus dromedarius isolate mCamDro1 chromosome 15, mCamDro1.pat, whole genome shotgun sequence genome contains the following:
- the LOC135323003 gene encoding NUT family member 2G-like: MAQSPLSKCPSPVDTDTPGFPGKPQSWLPILLLHSPLSFVSTASPLLGTDVLMSTGASLTPVTALPFPPPAPGPEHWPPWEQHLPPSLTPSFPPGTTLLLPAFPMTPLVATGGQVPMATGPCNITVQLRSEGRPAEPLQMQSFVLTPGTVTWGAPGALSGSATCPAPLSLAPSLATPAVGVTQAAMGGWAPGLPPLAPPPAAQRAPSIPPINAGPRPPGTSREGSLATSQSQPPQVDSCNRKSVYKNYRRWQRFKSLARRHLPQSPDAEALSCFLIPVLRSLARLKPTMTLEEGLRRAEQEWERTSDSDRMMYYAMAAKFKEFEAEEETQLQQLQSMKGVQGLPPPAPPKPEPRGPPAPKVGPQLGTHVPTGAQRKGNRDLGMATVPTSALFPQGGHWSFHLNSHPEGVSAALCHYGVLTWSAVELLSHLPRPRETKAPKEIPLEAVKEYEDILEELLGPVHLATEETDAECPEDGTYPDPGLLSYVDQLCSQEDFVTKVEAVIHPQFLAALLSPEPQLDPLALAEELEEEEGLSLEELVQKRLLALKEELGVQAPTTHRAPQLDSSPRQSDVTQDAQRHDEGPQLGVSEEDSPPEMESEELPREDAGPGPEDGSSEEKEEVPSLDFILATQISLSSAPAPAAESRKRDLCGGQGSDDKLPQPTPDLSISGRPALSPELARGGKQDDDFGVVHTRRSNRFADHGRHPEHLKDFAASQSAVKGSEGRPGKRGKQRPSPSGPAPAENPGARTAGQRAWGRGRARGRGRGAHAAAAYAEAGRGSARAGGTRGADTHHTTPREPSPRQRAAGARPPVEHLPADRLGARARRRRRRRAGHEAPRPPLCSRLASRRGRAAAAAAAAAGGREQGRRRSGDPQRCQPLQPTAACLPK; encoded by the exons ATGGCACAGTCTCCCCTGTCCAAATGTCCTTCACCTGTTGACACTGACACTCCAGGATTCCCCGGAAAGCCCCAGTCCTGGTTGCCCATTCTCCTCCTCCACTCACCCCTTTCCTTTGTCTCAACAGCATCTCCACTGCTGGGAACGGATGTGCTTATGAGCACTGGTGCCTCCCTGACTCCAGTCACGGCACTTCCCTTTCCACCACCTGCTCCTGGCCCCGAACACTGGCCACCCTGGGAGCAGCACCTGCCACCCTCATTGACCCCATCGTTCCCTCCTGGAACCACCCTGCTGCTGCCAGCTTTCCCCATGACACCTTTGGTGGCTACTGGTGGCCAGGTCCCCATGGCCACTGGGCCTTGCAACATCACCGTCCAACTAAGGTCAGAAGGGAGGCCAGCAGAGCCCCTCCAGATGCAGAGCTTCGTTCTTACACCAGGAACTGTCACCTGGGGTGCTCCAGGGGCCCTCAGTGGGAGTGCTACTTGCCCTGCTCCCCTATCCTTAGCACCCTCATTGGCGACCCCAGCTGTTGGGGTAACTCAGGCTGCCATGGgaggctgggccccaggcctTCCCCCTCTAGCTCCACCACCAGCTGCCCAGCGGGCCCCCAGCATTCCCCCCATCAACGCTGGGCCACGGCCACCTGGCACTTCCAGGGAGGGGAGTCTGGCCACCTCCCAGTCTCAGCCCCCGCAGGTTGACTCCTGTAACCGCAAGAGCGTCTACAAGAACTACCGACGTTGGCAGCGCTTCAAGAGCCTGGCCCGGAGGCACCTTCCCCAGAGCCCTGATGCAGAAGCTCTTTCCTGCTTCCTCAT CCCAGTGCTTCGATCCCTGGCCCGACTCAAGCCCACCATGACGCTGGAGGAGGGACTGCGGCGGGCCGAGCAGGAATGGGAGCGCACAAGCGACTCTGACCGAATGATGTATTACGCGATGGCGGCAAA GTTCAAGGAATttgaggcagaggaggagacgCAACTTCAGCAATTGCAGTCCATGAAGGGGGTGCAgggcctgcctcctccagccccaccaaaGCCGGAACCTCGGGGGCCCCCAGCCCCAAAAGTGGGCCCACAGCTAGGTACCCACGTGCCCACTGGAGCTCAACGCAAAGGTAACAGGGACCTAGGGATGGCCACTGTCCCCACGTCAGCCCTCTTCCCTCAAGGGGGGCATTGGTCTTTCCACCTGAACAGCCACCCAGAGGGGGTCTCGGCTGCCCTTTGTCACTATGGGGTATTGACCTGGTCTGCTGTTgagctcctctcccacctccct CGGCCCCGGGAGACCAAGGCACCCAAGGAGATTCCCCTTGAGGCTGTCAAAGAATATGAGGACATCTTGGAGGAGCTGCTGGGGCCTGTCCACTTGGCCACTGAGGAGACAGATGCAGAATGCCCAGAGGACGGGACCTACCCGGACCCGGGTCTCCTGAGCTACGTGGACCAGCTGTGTTCCCAGGAAGACTTCGTCACGAAG GTGGAGGCCGTCATTCACCCTCAATTCCTGGCAGCTTTGCTTTCCCCAGAACCACAGCTGGATCCCTTGGCACTGGCTGAGGAgttagaagaggaggaaggactcTCTCTTGAAGAG CTGGTGCAGAAACGACTCCTGGCCCTGAAGGAGGAGTTGGGTGTGCAGGCACCCACCACTCACCGTGCACCCCAACTGGACTCAAGTCCTCGTCAGTCTGATGTTACACAAGATGCCCAGAGGCATGATGAAGGCCCCCAGCTAGGGGTCAGCGAGGAAGACAGCCCACCAGAGATGGAGTCTGAGGAACTTCCAAG GGAGGacgcagggccagggccagaggATGGGTCCagtgaggagaaggaggaggtccCCAGCCTGGACTTCATCTTGGCCACTCA AATCAGCCTTAGCTCAGCTCCTGCACCAGCTGCCGAGTCCAGGAAGCGGGATCTGTGTGGAGGCCAGGGGTCTGATGACAAGCTGCCCCAGCCCACGCCCGACCTCAGCATCTCTGGGAGGCCAGCCTTGTCTCCGGAGCTG GCGAGGGGGGGCAAACAAGATGATGATTTCGGGGTTGTGCACACACGCCGCTCCAACCGCTTTGCAGACCATGGCCGCCACCCCGAGCACCTGAAGGACTTCGCGGCTTCACAATCGGCTGTCAAGGGAAG CGAGGGCCGGCCCGGGAAGCGCGGCAAGCAACGCCCCAGCCCGAGCGGCCCGGCCCCGGCCGAGAACCCCGGCGCGCGGACGGCGGGGCAGCGAGCCTGGGGTCGGGGCCGGGCTCGGGGTCGGGGTCGCGGGGCCCACGCCGCAGCTGCGTACGCCGAGGCCGGGCGGGGGTCCGCGCGGGCGGGCGGCACGCGGGGCGCGGACACTCACCACACCACGCCGCGGGAGCCCTCGCCGAGGCAGCGGGCTGCTGGAGCGCGGCCTCCCGTCGAACACCTGCCCGCGGACCGCCTCGgggcccgcgcccgccgccgccgccgccgccgtgctGGGCACGAAGCTCCGCGGCCGCCGCTCTGCTCCCGCCTCGCCTCCCGGAggggccgcgccgccgccgctgcagccgccgccgctggCGGCAGGGAGCAGGGGCGGCGTCGCTCGGGAGACCCGCAGAGATGCCAGCCGCTCCAACCGACTGCCGCCTGCCTGCCTAAGTGA